A portion of the Coturnix japonica isolate 7356 chromosome 4, Coturnix japonica 2.1, whole genome shotgun sequence genome contains these proteins:
- the ZNF330 gene encoding zinc finger protein 330, whose amino-acid sequence MPKKKTGARKKAENRREREKQIRASRANIDLAKHPCNASMECDKCQRRQKNRAFCYFCNSVQKLPICAQCGKTKCMMKSSDCVIKHAGVYSTGLAMVGAICDFCEAWVCHGRKCLSTHACICPLADAECIECERSVWDHGGRMFACSFCHNFLCEDDQFEHQASCQVLEAETFKCVSCNRLGQHSCLRCKACFCDDHVRSKVFKQEKGKEPPCPKCGHETQQTKDLSMSTRSLKFGRQTGGEDADGASGYDAYWKNLSSSKAGDAGDHDDEYDEYEAEEDDEDEDGGGKDSDTETTDVFSNLSLGRTYASGYAHYEEPED is encoded by the exons ATGCCTAAAAAGAAGACTGGTGCTCGTAAGAAAGCTGAGAACCGTCGAGAACGTGAGAAGCAGATAAGGGCTTCAAGAGCCAACATAGATTTAGCCAAACATCCTTGTAATGCTTCAATG gaaTGTGACAAGTGCCAAAG ACGACAGAAGAATAGAGCTTTTTGCTACTTCTGCAACTCTGTTCAAAAACTACCCATTTGTGCACAGTGTG gaAAAACCAAATGCATGATGAAGTCTTCAGATTGTGTCATAAAACATGCTGGTGTGTACAGTACTGGGCTGGCAATGGTG GGTGCaatctgtgatttctgtgaagCTTGGGTGTGCCACGGGAGGAAGTGTCTCAGCACGCACGCATGCATCTGCCCTCTTGCAGACGCAGAATGTATTGAGTGTGAAAGAAGCGTCTGGGATCACG GAGGCAGAATGTTTGCCTGCTCTTTCTGCCACAATTTCCTCTGTGAAGATGATCAGTTTGAACATCAAGCCAGCTGCCAAGTTTTGGAAGCAGAGACATTTAAAT GTGTTTCCTGTAACAGGCTTGGGCAGCATTCATGCCTGCGTTGTAAG GCTTGTTTTTGTGATGATCACGTGCGAAGTAAGGttttcaaacaggaaaagggaaaagagccTCCCTGCCCTAAATGCGGCCATGAAACTCAGCAGACAAAGGATCTGAGCATGTCAA CGCGCTCTTTGAAGTTTGGACGCCAGACTGGAGGCGAAGATGCAGATGGAGCTTCTGGTTATGATGCCTACTGGAAGAACCTCTCCTCCAGCAAGGCTGGAGATGCAGGTGATCATGATGACGAATATGATGAATATGAAGCAGAAgaggatgatgaagatgaggatggaggagggaaggaTTCTGATACAGAGACCACAGATGTATTCAGCAATTTGAGTTTAGGGAGGACTTACGCTAGTGGGTATGCACATTATGAAGAACCTGAAGATTAA